The DNA window CCTTACATGGCCCTCATAGTAGGTATCCAACTGCAATGTCGCTGCCAACTCCCAAACTCCTCGAATGCCAGAAAATGTGATCCCGCCAAATAAAACcaaggaaaagaagaggaggagagccCCGTGCCCTGTCGACAAGTGGTCCAGAGTGCGCCGCGCCTCACTGGACGCGAAGCTGGTCTTCTTCGTCTATGGCGCCAATGTTTGCGTCGCCGTTGGACGCCCGCTGTGCATCTAGCAGAGgctccctctctcccgcaGCAGGCTCGTCTTCCCAGTGAACTAGGACACGTGGTCAGCAATCAGCAAGAATATCGTCGCGCCGTCTCGTATGGTGCTTGCGACTCACTATGCGTCTTAATCAGGAAGCTCGATACAAAGGCAACGACATACAAGCTGCCGAGCGCAACGAAAATGGCCTGCGGAAACGTCTCCACGGTGGCCGCGTAGATGCCGTTGAATAGGACGGGCCCAACAACTCTCGCGAGAGCATGCAGCATCCCAATGGCCCCAAGAATCTTTCCGACGCGGTCTTGCGGCACATGCTTGGTGATGACCGCCTGCGTGGTCGCGCTGCCCAGACCGCCCAAGGCCGTCAtcatgccgctgccgaagaagagggcCTCGGACCGCGCAAACACATAGCCAGTGCAGCCCAAGATCTCCGAGAACAGCGCGATGCGGAGGATCCAGGTGTCCAAGTGGTCCGCGCCGCTGTTCTTGTCCTCGGGCGTCACCCCGGAcagcctgcgccgcggcgccgcgggacGCACGCGCCCAAAGTAGTTGAGGACGGGGAAGATTCCCATGAGAACGACGACGCGCACCATGGACAGGGCCGAAACAAACCGAGAGGTCTCAAAGGTCCCCCAGTCAAACATGTACTCACTGTACAGCACGATGCAGGCTCCAGCGGCGAAcgtgccgccgaggatgcaGGCGTCGcagatggcgagggcgaccaGGTTCAGCCGAAGCTTGGTCGAAGTGCCGGGTCCCGTGGGCCAAAGAATGCGGAGCGGCTCAAAGGGGTTCGACGACTGGACCGCCGATAGCCATGATCCCACCTGCTCGGCGCGAgcctccttttccttgcgATGGGCTTCTCGCGCCGCGAGCTGCCTCTTCTTGGACACGGATTCGGGAATCACGAAGCCGGCAAACAGCATAAAGAAGGTGTGGCAGCCAAGGACGACGTagaagatggcgaggaggTTGCCGCTCCATTTGACAAAGTAGCCGGCAATGAGCGGCCCAAAGGCAAGGCCCGTGAAGAGACATGCCTGGATGTAGCCCATGGAAACGGCGCGCTTCGACGGAG is part of the Purpureocillium takamizusanense chromosome 7, complete sequence genome and encodes:
- a CDS encoding uncharacterized protein (COG:S~TransMembrane:12 (i71-90o135-157i169-190o196-218i238-258o264-286i347-371o391-409i438-457o463-484i496-520o526-548i)~EggNog:ENOG503NYNP); translation: MVRRRPLEGSQPRPAVSTNVYGPEDDATESTTSLSTGAQDVGDGANDGGRKSNWSGFDDFEGLPWWRTPSVFWLLFPFAVFTLAFGGVIVPKLNLILDLVCKQYFADRTLIDPKHPIILGSDNPQCRIPAVQKHAATFILVLNFVTGGLSAIIAPKLGHLSDRYGRRRLLAVASVGGLLNEFITILAARFPETVNYRWLVLGAVFDGLTGSFTAGSILSQSYTSDCTPPSKRAVSMGYIQACLFTGLAFGPLIAGYFVKWSGNLLAIFYVVLGCHTFFMLFAGFVIPESVSKKRQLAAREAHRKEKEARAEQVGSWLSAVQSSNPFEPLRILWPTGPGTSTKLRLNLVALAICDACILGGTFAAGACIVLYSEYMFDWGTFETSRFVSALSMVRVVVLMGIFPVLNYFGRVRPAAPRRRLSGVTPEDKNSGADHLDTWILRIALFSEILGCTGYVFARSEALFFGSGMMTALGGLGSATTQAVITKHVPQDRVGKILGAIGMLHALARVVGPVLFNGIYAATVETFPQAIFVALGSLYVVAFVSSFLIKTHIHWEDEPAAGEREPLLDAQRASNGDANIGAIDEEDQLRVQ